The Edaphobacter sp. 12200R-103 genome contains a region encoding:
- the atpA gene encoding F0F1 ATP synthase subunit alpha has protein sequence MAQINAGEITELLRQQIENYEQKVQIDEVGTIISLGDGIARVHGLDKVMAGELIDFPHGIAGLAMNLDEDQVGAVLLGDYTELKEGDQVKRTGRIMSVPVGEAMIGRVVNALGQPIDDKGPINATEYNPVERLAPGVIARQSVREPMATGIKAIDTMIPIGRGQRELLIGDRQTGKTAIALDTIINSAKNNLICIYCAIGQKRSSVAQVVQTLEENGAMPYTIVVAATASEPAPMQYLAPFAATAIGEYFRDNGKHALVIYDDLSKHAASYREISLLLRRPPGREAYPGDVFYLHSRLLERSSKLSDELGGGSLTALPIIETQAGDVSAYIPTNVISITDGQIFLETDLFNSGVRPAVNVGLSVSRVGFAAAVKATKQVGSTLKLDLAQYRELAAFAQFGSDLDPVTQRQLNRGQRLTELLKQPQFQPLPFEKQVAIIFAGVNGLLDDVAVADLRAFEDGLYPYLESSSGGNVLSDIATKKAIDDDIKSRLTQAINDYKATFLAQRKEKETAKAK, from the coding sequence GAGCAGAAGGTCCAGATCGACGAGGTGGGAACCATCATCTCGCTGGGCGACGGAATTGCGCGTGTCCACGGCCTGGACAAGGTTATGGCCGGTGAGCTGATCGATTTTCCGCATGGTATTGCCGGTCTCGCGATGAACCTCGACGAAGACCAGGTCGGAGCCGTGCTTCTGGGCGACTACACGGAGCTGAAGGAAGGCGACCAGGTCAAGCGCACCGGACGCATCATGTCGGTTCCCGTGGGCGAAGCCATGATTGGCCGTGTGGTCAACGCTCTCGGCCAGCCGATCGATGACAAGGGTCCGATCAACGCGACCGAATACAATCCGGTCGAGCGTCTGGCCCCCGGCGTTATCGCCCGTCAGTCGGTTCGTGAGCCGATGGCGACGGGGATCAAGGCGATCGACACGATGATCCCGATCGGCCGTGGTCAACGCGAGCTGCTGATCGGCGACCGTCAGACGGGTAAGACCGCCATTGCGCTCGACACCATCATCAACTCGGCCAAGAACAACCTCATCTGCATCTACTGCGCGATCGGTCAGAAGCGCTCGTCGGTGGCCCAGGTGGTTCAGACGCTCGAAGAGAATGGCGCCATGCCGTACACCATCGTTGTTGCGGCCACGGCCTCCGAGCCCGCTCCGATGCAGTACCTGGCTCCGTTTGCCGCGACCGCCATCGGCGAGTACTTCCGCGATAACGGGAAGCACGCCCTGGTCATCTACGACGATCTTTCGAAGCACGCTGCTTCGTACCGTGAGATATCTCTGCTGCTGCGTCGTCCTCCGGGACGTGAGGCGTATCCGGGCGACGTCTTCTATCTGCACTCGCGTCTGCTCGAGCGCTCCTCGAAGCTGTCGGATGAGCTTGGCGGAGGTTCGCTCACTGCGCTCCCCATCATCGAGACGCAGGCCGGCGACGTTTCGGCCTACATCCCGACGAACGTCATCTCGATCACCGATGGTCAGATCTTCCTTGAGACCGATCTGTTCAACTCCGGCGTTCGTCCTGCCGTCAACGTCGGTCTTTCGGTATCCCGCGTAGGTTTTGCCGCGGCGGTGAAGGCGACCAAGCAGGTAGGCTCCACCCTGAAGCTGGACCTCGCCCAGTATCGCGAGCTTGCGGCCTTCGCGCAGTTCGGGTCCGACCTGGATCCGGTCACGCAGCGCCAGTTGAACCGCGGCCAGCGCTTAACCGAGCTGCTCAAGCAGCCGCAGTTCCAGCCGCTTCCGTTCGAAAAGCAGGTTGCCATCATCTTTGCCGGCGTCAACGGTCTGCTGGACGATGTCGCCGTGGCTGATCTTCGCGCCTTCGAGGATGGCCTCTATCCCTACCTGGAATCGTCGAGCGGTGGCAATGTGCTCTCCGATATCGCGACGAAAAAGGCGATCGACGACGACATCAAGAGCCGCCTGACCC